The genomic region CGGCGGTATTAATCTAAAACGTAACCGAAGAATCTTCGATCGATCGGTGTTAATTTGCTTTACCAGAAGCGCGTGGGAAACTGTTACAAGTTCGATTCTACTTCGGTGAGAAATTACTATTTCATGAACTAATTACAGATTGATATTTATCATGGATGACTAATTCTTTCGAACTTGTAAACTTCTGGTATCTGGGAATGAAGGGACTGCGGAGGAAGAAAATATCGAAGAAATTAGTCTTTTTTGGGAGTAGCCGCGGTTTGCTGAAGCACATTGTTTATGTTCTGTGTGGCTTCTACGGTCAAGTCGACCGCCTGTTTCGTAAACTTGGCGATCTCGTCCTGAATCTTGCTCGAGTGCTGACTCAGTGTCTTCGCTGTGTTATCGGATTCTGTGAGCACCGCTTGTACACCTAGCTTGAATTTCTCCTCCAATTCGGCTAGCTGTTGCTTCGCGTTTCCACTGGTAACATCATCCAGGCCTTTGGTGATCTTCCCTTTCACGTCGTTCCACACCGTTTCCAACTCGGGGCCTTTGCTTTGAATCTGAAACAACGATCACCGACGATTTCTTCCAATTGCCGCTGCGACACGTGTTCGTTACGTTTCGTTTCACCGATAATGGCTATAGCTCGTTCAAAAATGTACACACGATCGTACGCGTGTATTTCGAATACTCTCCGTGCTCGATgaactttttttcttttttcatgaaTTATCAGGTCAATGTTTTGTACGTGAAGTAAAAGGCAAAGCAATGAAAATAGCAAGAGATGGAAATAATAACATCAAAAacaaataataaacaaataataatacatCTCGACTAGATTAAATTAGAAAGTTGAAAGAAACGTAAATCGAATACCTCTTTTGTAACGTTCTTCAAGTACGTTTCAAAGGTCGCCACGAAGTTGGTCGTTTGTTCCTTAACGTTTTGCAGGAGCTTCTCTTGATCGGGCAGGTTcagtttctcttggatttgtttCGTGATACTGTTGATGTTGCTTTGGGCTTGATTAATAAGTTCGGTTAATTGATTCCCTTGGGTATTGGTGTTAGTGGAAGCGGTCTCGGTGGCCGGCGTGACTCTAGCCTCCGTAACCACAACCGCCAGTGCTAACGCGATCGCGAAGATGCTCTTCATTTTTCGATAGTTTTTTTTTCGCTCTCGCGAACTCTCAACTTACTTAACAATTAGGAATCGACTGATCATCCTGCTGTCCGAGCTACCCAGTTTTATAGGCGATTCTTATCGAGAGAGAGTGCAGGAGGGCACCGTATTTCTTATctcgtttcgacgacgatgaaTCACAATACACGCAAACGCACGCATACTTGCAGATTCAACGATGAGATCCGGGTAGCGATCGTGTACAATAACTCGACAAATCGTAGAAAGAATTGAATGCGTTAATAAAGGGGTTGATCGCGGTACAGACGCGGATCAGTCGCAGGTCGCAGCAGAGAGCCGCGAGTCTCGACGCAGTTGCAGCAAAGTCGCGGGACGCGGCACACATGCGGTACAATTGGCATGACAACAGACGGTTCTTGTAGGCTTTTGGATCTGTGTTTGGCGCTTAAAGATCATCGCCAAGAATCAGTTATTGATTAGGATTTTGAAATTAGGATTGCAAAATAGGCGATGGACAGTGTTCTCACAGTAGTACCTGTTTCAGCTGGAAAAGTAACGTTTATTGCCCGCGTTCGAAATAACGAATCATGCAAATTTCAAACACTCGATCTCGGGACTGATACCTAAAAGTCAGAGGTGAAAAGCGTCATCGGTATTATCTGTAATTTCGGATCGCCGTTTTCTTTCTGGGAATCAATTGCAAATCGATGCTGCATAATATGATTCAAGACTTTGCATTTCATGCTGGATTGCGATTATTTGCTTAGAATAGATGGCTCGTTCGATTGTTTGGTCGTTAAGTTGTTTGGATGTTTGATCGTTTCGTTGTATGTTCAGTAAATAGCGATTCTCTTGAAGCGATGGATCAAGGGGGCAAGGTCTCGGAGGAAAGTCTACACTTTTGTTGCATTTGCCGATTACTTATTACGTTCGCCAATGCCACGCGTAACGTTTCTCGAATTTTTCCGAACCGAGAATGGCAAAGCCACTTGCGAATCTAGCCAGCCATGCTCGTTTGTTATGCATACGAGACGGAGTTATTTCCAGAAATAATTTTGCACGAAAGATTCGACGAATATCTTCTAGATTATATGCAATAAAATCAATTCTTCTTGACATTTACGTATCCGTGATAGGATAACAATTTTTTGCCTGTGTTTAAGAACGAAGCACCGGCGATATGGCTTTTCTCTTCAATAAAATAGATATGTGGAAAACATGTGGACAGAATCATTGCGTAAGCAATACTGTACAGCAGTAGATACCAATTGCAAGTAACCGGTATACATAGCATAACGCCATTGCGAGTAGATaatatttttcttaataaaGTTCGCAATTGATCCAACGTTGTTTTCCGATTCTCTGGGCCACGCTTCGGCCGGTTTTTATCTTTCATTCAGAAGATTCAAAAGAACGGTGAGCTGTGCTTCTTGTCGAGATTCTATCAGCTTCACAACGCTCATTGTATGTGTTACGATTACCTTGAAATGCAACCGATTGTTACGAATGACGTGTTACATTGTGgcatcgcgtcgcatcgcatcgTTCATCGAAGCTTCGGGGGACCATACACGCGTAGGTTCGTATGCAAATGTTAAAAAAGGAATCTTGTTGAACTATTTTGTTTTTTCAGAATCTATTCAAATCCCCGATAGAATCGCGAGGATTACGATCACAAGGGTGAACCTTAAAATCGAATTTCTAGCTTAGGTTTTGAGTAGGGCAAATAATTTCCGATGATATGTTTCGGTGTGCGtgtgttttatattattttattcgcaGAATTGGTCTCACAAGTGCTTTACATAACGACGATCATCGATTAATCGTACAACATATTGTGTCATATATTCTGATAAAATAGAATATCGTTTTTTTATCTCGGCGCTCGATGTCAAAGTTGACGCTGCTTTCAACTTCGTGTTACGCAACGTGCCACCGAGCGGCGTTCACGAAGAACAAAGGGAAATTTTGTAATCTCTACGAGATCGTTCgactaaaaatatatatgtttCAAGTACAGTTTATGTGcggttaaaaaaaaagaaaaggaaaggaAAGTTGCACCGCACGCGAGCAGGTGTACGCGTAGGCCGCGCTgttgtataatataacattgtTAGATATCGTATAGTATTGCATAATATCGCATAATATGTAGATAACATGTGGAGGATGATTAATCGTGGAGCTTTTCACCGATCTTCTCGGCTTCCTTGCGGATATGTTCACCAGCCTGGTTCAACAATGTTTTTGCTTTCTCGATGGCATCGTTGAAGTTGCTCTCGTTCACCCATTCACCCATTTTCTGGTTCAACGTATCGGATGCGCTGCTCCAAGCTTTTTTCACCTGGTCCGCGATGTTATCCAAACTGTTGGGCGTTGTTGGGGCTGCTTGCGGATCGTCCGGCACAGGATTCGCCTAGCCCAAACCGTAACGATTAATAAGCGAATGGTCGCGGCCATTTCGGTTCCCTactttttctttcgtttcataGGTCagaataattcgaagaattttgCTATAATTACGCAACGATTTCTTAGCCGAACGTCAATGTCAACAGGAATGATTTCAGGATTCGCCTAGCCCAAACCGTAACGATTAATAAGCGAATGGTCGCGGCCATTTCGGTTCCCTagtttttctttcgtttcataGGCCagaataattcgaagaattttgCTATAATTACGCAACGATTTCTTAGCCGAACGTCAATGTCAACAGGAATGATTTCAGGATTCGCCTAGACCAAACCGTAACGATTAATAAGCGAATGGTCGCGGCCATTTCGGTTCCCtattttttctttcgtttcataGGTCAGAATAAGTCGAAGAATTTTGCTGCAATTACGCAACGATTTCTTAGCCGAATGTCAATGTCAACAGGAATGATTTCAACAAAACTACGTTATATTGTTGGAGACAGTTCGTTCGTTTACGAGTGAATCTGTCCTGGTTATTGAAAAAAACTGTATCAAAAAATGTTTCACTGCTGACGTGAGATTCTTTTTTACTGGTATTGTTTTACTGACTTTTATTTCGGCGTATCAGTAAAGtctgaaatataaaatctaaCAATAAGCAGTGTCACGACCATTTCGGTTCCCtattttttctttcgtttcataGGTCagaataattcgaagaattttgCTACAATTACGCAACGATTTCTTAATCGAATGTCAATGTCAACAGGAACGATTTCAACGAAACTACGTTATATTGCTGGAGACAGTTcgttcgtttacgagttattgaaaAAAACTGTATCAAAAAATGTTTCACTACTGACGTGAGATTCTTTTTTACTGGCATTGTTTTAATACGGTGTATCGGTAAAGTCTGAAATCTGAAATCTAACAACAAGCAGTTTCATCGTTCGAAATGATTGCAAACACATACCTGGAAGATGTAGAACAGGCAGACCATCAAGAGGGCCGTAAATAAAAATCGAGCCATGGTATTAGTAGGTGCGTTTCCTGCGTTAGAAGCGTGGAGCAGCAGTGCGATAGTTTTCGTCGGAGAGACGGCGGTAAACTGCTTTACTAGAAGCGGCGTGACAAACGACCACCAGTACCATCAAACGAATTAAGTTCAAAGATCACTCGGCAATAATCAACGACTCGAACGACACGAACCGACTCCGGCCTCAGCGCTCCCGCGAGACCCCAATAATCAACGAATCACAGGCCTCTTTGCTCCCGCGAGATCTGTCTATTTCTTTCGTGGTTGGTCTTTGTCGATCAACGGCAAAACGGTGCAACACGATTAGACACGACCGGGCACGACTAGACACGACTAGAGACTCGACTAAACGCGACACGATCGTTTCTACCGCCCCGTTGGAAACCGAAATCAATTGCTCACCCACGAGACCGCCAGCTTTTATCGGAAACAATTATTCTACGTCGCGGAGTGAATTGCGTTTTTCCCGATCCATTCTATTGTCCCGCCGGAAATTGTATAATCACAGGTGCCCCCTCCGTGCCCCCTGTCTCTCGCCGTTTCGTACCCCGGTTATCTTTGAGAATCCTCGATGCGCCGGTCGATGAGtcacgcgatcgatcgatcggcgaaATAAATCTCTTTCGTCGAACGTTTCGCGTTCGCGCTAAGCTGCGAAGCCCGCTGAGTTCGCTGAAAACGATTCTGAAATCGACGCGGTCAGGTTTTGCAAATCGTAAACATGGTGTTCCAATGTCAGTTTTATTTTACAGACTTCCCTGGTATACTTGGTTTACAAACGAGCACAAACATTTTCTCTTGTCCGACGGATGCGATTGATTACGGTATACATTACATGCACGACATATTACCTGCGCCGCGTCAACGACGAAGACGCTCGACCGCAAAGAAGTTATCGCATGCGGCGATCGTTAGAATTCGCGGATCGAATACATATAGAATACGGTCGGTCGTTCGATCCCGTGTACGTTTCATCTTGATTGGTCCCGACTTGAACGGATTAAAGTTGATCGGGCCGCGCGCTCCCTGGAATCGCGCGCAAGCCCGATCAAAgctgcgtctctctctctctctttctctctctgtaccTGTCTCCTCGTGTCTGTGTCGTCTCTAGGAAGAATAACGATCGTGTTCTCCGAAGAGGAATCAACGTTGCCCAGGATTGGATCAATTTTGTTCGCGGCTAGATTGCGATGTTACGATCTATGCTGCAAGGGTTGTTTTCGCCGGTCGCGACGTTCGAAACAGCCCGCCGTAAGGGCCGTTGTTTACGAACGAACGGGCAAACATCGTCGAAAGTTGAACGGTGAATTTACGCGCGGTCCGATATTTCATCGAGTTTGTGCCGGTGCCGTCGAGGCGAGATCGGCGTACGGTGAGATATTTTTATAACGCTGTTCGATGGCTTTCAGATAGTCCACGTGAGTTCGCGATTGATAATTCGAAGGCGCGGTCCACGAATAAATGTACGGAAACGGGGCAGTGTAATAATTCGGATTCTCTTGTACCGCGAACGGAAAGAGAGACGCGGGTTCGATGCCGGCCGACTTTGCGACGTAAATTGCAGGCGGAACGGTTGCCATATAACCACCTGCCGTCAACGAGTCGAACGGAGCAGCAACGTTTCGCGGACGCGACAACGAGATCGCTAAAGGAGACGATTCGAGTCGCGGCGAGTAGCTCGGCGAATCGATTTTAAAGGATTCCAACTTCGGTATTTCGAATAACGCTGCCGGAAACGGAAGGTCATCGTTCGTGGCTTTGTgcaagaatttgttcgaattagaCCTCGATCGCATCATTATTGCGTTGTGTCTGGTTACCTTATCGTtgttatcatcatcattattatcattattattattattattatcattattattattattattatcatcattatcattattatcattattattattattattattatcattattattattattattattattatcattatcatcattattattattattattattgtatgcCACTGTTTCTAACTGCGAAGAAGGCGAGAAGAAATCGGCTTGAAAGGCTCGCCCTATTCGAAGCGGCGAAGGCATTTCGTTCTGTAGGAGAAATTCCTGGGCGTTCCTCAAAGGATTAATTATATCGTTTTGAATTTTAGACGACGATTCGTCCGTAATCATCGAACTTGGATAGAACACTCTATGGAGCAGATCTTTTCCGTCGTTCAGTATTCTGTCCGCGGATGGACTGATCTGaattttcgataaaaaagatgaaattaaattttttgcCGGGGCAACGATACGTTCCTGCAAGTCGAACGGGCGAGGACCGTGATGTAGATCTTGCACCGTGTCGGCGATATCGTTTATAATATCGAGAACTCGCGAGAACGACTCGTGACGGAGAAATCGATCCAACAACGATTCCACGAACGATATTATTCTCTCGTGCGAGAAAGGTTTGCCTTCGAAATGATCCGACAAGTATCTCCGTATTAAATGCAACGTGTCTTCTTTCGCGGCCACCAACTCTTTCCGCAGTCCGTGTACAACGTCTTCATCGAAGTGCGAACCGACGAGCTCGGCGACCCGACCGACAAAATTTTTAACGGCAATCTCCAGCCGATTCCAAGTCCTCAGAATGTCGTCGATAGGGACAGAGTTTTGAATGACAACGAACAGATATTCGAGATACTCGGGATTGTTCAGAAACCTCTCGACGTGCTTCAAACAATATTCTACGACTTCGAAGGGACTTTTGCCCGCGAGGTGgtcgaacaacgagatcaaatgATTCTGTTGGCTTTTCGCATCGAACAGTTGTTCGTCGAATCCCAattcgtacagtaaattctcaatGGCGATCAACGCGTAATGCAGCAACCTGTCGGCCTCGCAGAAGATCTCGTGCACCATGGCACCGGCCTCGCGATCGTGAACGAACTCTGAAGCTTCCGTTTTACAGGAGCAACTCTGCCGTTGTTCCCGTATAAACAACGACGGATCATCGGGTCCCGTTTCGATTCCGCTCTCAGGCTCTCTTTTGATTTCCGCACTGAGAAGTACTGGATCCGTTTCTATCGTCCTGTCGACGATCCGATGCATCATCGGCAATGAGCTCgattcgtcgtcgtcggcggtgGTGTTCTGAAAGGAATCGTTCTTTCTGTCTCACGATGACGAACGCTATTAAAAAGTCAGTTTTACCTGCATCTCATTTTCCCATGGTATTGTCGACAGTGACTGGTCTGAATCGGTCGTTGTCGCTTGCAAATCATTTTCCAGAACTTTCCAAGATTCTTTGACGCTCGGCGAGATCTAGGAGCAATTAATTAAATACGAAAGGAACGATGGAGTTCGTAACAACGATCGATTATAGATCGACCATCGAGAAAACAATGTATGACAATTACCCATATTTTTCCCGTCGTTTCCTCCTGGCTCTGTCGGATCGTTGGATCACTGTGCGAGTTCTCGTCGGCAAACACTAGAATACCGGAAAATATTACCGCcgcgaacgaaagaacaaacgaacgtACGTTTCTCATACTTTTTATTGAAAGATACACTCGTCGATTTCATCTGGCGATGGTTCACATACCTACCTTCATATATATACTCGCGTGATCGATATCTCGTCGGACAAGAGAGCACGTATACCGTGAGCAATTTCGACAACAATAAAGATTGCTACTTTATGGAAATCAAGTTTGACGCGATACCGACGATCGGAAGACGATTTCATTTGCCCCGATTTCTTGAAGATCTCATTCGGCTTGATCGACttaacccttagagctctatggacgcatGTATGCGTTCGGCGAAAGTCATCCGTGTAGCCTAAGACCGCATTTATGTGTTTTCTCTAAGtcatcggcctggactaagggcgcatatatgcgtttgtcgattttttcaatcaatatgcagttattttcgtgtaaaattaatacagggACACTCGTTAGTAATTTGCCTTCCTTAGGTAGGCGGTTGGGCAATATTAGGGCCATAAAAGTCCCCGGGAATTTCCGAAACGGAAATCCCATTTTATGTCCCACTCTCTGACCAAtttgatttcaaaataattacctgcactgtcaccttttcgcgactcaaagcactcaaaacgactcagtcagcagtatcgtcttgtataatttattactataatttattactgtttgcgccttgaatagtcacttcagtgtggcaaaaaagtattccgcccccagcgatggtcagcgatagccgcgctTCGTCCCTACGAATTGTTTCGGTCAGGAGTATTCAGAGCTCAAAAGGTTAAGGATATTTAGTCCTTTAACGATTACACATGCAAGAAACGATCCAACTGAACGCGACGAGTTACGACTACGTGAAACGAAGGAAGAGACAGAAAAAGTAGACGAAGATGAAATCAAAGACTTGTAATCGAGAAGCACTGTATTTTCTTATTGGGAGCATTAAAACGAAATGCATGTCACAAGCCAAACAATTAAGATCGTATGGCAAGGTCGAAGCGTTAGAATCTGCTGCAGACGACCGGAAAATCGGCGTCGGTCAACGTGTAAACAAACAACCGTTGCTTCGCTGATACTGTGTCTATCGCCGAGCTTGTACGCTTCGAATTCGACTGATTCATAGTTTTGCGATTCAGATCCGGCTTCTCGTGGAATAGACGCGTAAAACTCTGTTATTTCGAACTGCAACTGTTTATACAAATTTACTTCTTTATAAGCTACCGTTGAAAATGTGATGGGAAATGATGTTAAGAATTACTATATAAGAGGTTAAGTACTTTAGGCGAGCTTTGCTTCATTAAGTTACTAAAGAATGTATCTAGAATcagctacagtaaattctcccgaattttcgttcagtttgtaaacaaaaatggacgatttgggaagaggagatgcgattattcgagcctcgcggctcagttttatacagggtgtcccaaaaatgtctcgtaatccggaaatggcgggttcctcggatcatttgaagcaacttcttccttcaaaaaaattttctccgaggcaccgttaacgagttattaacgaaaaagcagtgaccaataagaatcgagtacggc from Megalopta genalis isolate 19385.01 chromosome 3, iyMegGena1_principal, whole genome shotgun sequence harbors:
- the A4 gene encoding apolipophorin-III-like protein; amino-acid sequence: MKSIFAIALALAVVVTEARVTPATETASTNTNTQGNQLTELINQAQSNINSITKQIQEKLNLPDQEKLLQNVKEQTTNFVATFETYLKNVTKEIQSKGPELETVWNDVKGKITKGLDDVTSGNAKQQLAELEEKFKLGVQAVLTESDNTAKTLSQHSSKIQDEIAKFTKQAVDLTVEATQNINNVLQQTAATPKKD
- the LOC117229552 gene encoding uncharacterized protein LOC117229552, whose protein sequence is MARFLFTALLMVCLFYIFQANPVPDDPQAAPTTPNSLDNIADQVKKAWSSASDTLNQKMGEWVNESNFNDAIEKAKTLLNQAGEHIRKEAEKIGEKLHD